A stretch of the Mycolicibacterium celeriflavum genome encodes the following:
- a CDS encoding oxygenase MpaB family protein — protein sequence MTQDTSETCPVTRESPLAAGCPVASGGYDAPPSPLGPDSLTWKYFGQWTGLFQGTWAGSMQNMHPQLGAAVQEHSIFFLERIPRLLRSIYPIGGVVFDGDRAPMTGAEVRDYHIGIKGVDEQGRRYSALNPDVFYWAHATFFKSTLLAAEKFGGGLTEDQKRQLFDEHITWYQMYGMSMRPVPKTWDEFQEYWDHMCRNVLENNWAAREVMDLSTMPKHPSLEWIPDPLWRLNLKVMQHFLTFMTVALYDPPVRELMGYTWSPRQEWLHRRFCDVITFANKVLPKRMLMHPRKRSAVDRATGRLPIDAPLVQTPARNLPPVEYRGQPQFYCPTV from the coding sequence GTGACTCAAGATACGTCTGAGACGTGCCCTGTGACCAGGGAGTCCCCGTTGGCGGCCGGCTGCCCGGTGGCTTCCGGCGGCTACGACGCGCCGCCATCTCCGCTGGGCCCCGACTCGCTGACGTGGAAGTACTTCGGCCAGTGGACGGGGCTGTTTCAGGGCACTTGGGCGGGCTCTATGCAGAACATGCATCCGCAGTTGGGTGCGGCGGTGCAGGAGCATTCGATCTTTTTCCTGGAGCGGATCCCTCGGTTGTTGCGGTCGATCTATCCGATCGGCGGCGTGGTGTTCGATGGCGACCGGGCGCCGATGACGGGCGCAGAGGTGCGCGATTACCACATCGGCATCAAGGGCGTCGACGAACAGGGTCGGCGATACAGCGCGCTCAACCCCGACGTCTTCTACTGGGCCCACGCGACGTTCTTCAAGTCGACACTGCTGGCCGCCGAGAAGTTCGGCGGCGGGCTGACCGAGGACCAGAAGCGCCAGCTGTTCGACGAGCACATCACCTGGTATCAGATGTACGGGATGAGCATGCGGCCGGTGCCGAAGACCTGGGACGAGTTCCAGGAATACTGGGATCACATGTGCCGCAACGTCTTGGAGAACAACTGGGCGGCGCGCGAGGTGATGGATCTGTCGACCATGCCCAAACACCCGTCGCTGGAATGGATTCCGGATCCGCTGTGGCGGCTGAACCTCAAGGTGATGCAGCACTTCCTGACGTTCATGACCGTGGCCCTTTACGACCCGCCGGTGCGGGAGTTGATGGGCTACACATGGTCGCCCCGCCAGGAGTGGCTGCACCGGCGGTTCTGCGACGTGATCACGTTCGCCAACAAGGTGCTGCCCAAGCGCATGCTGATGCACCCGCGGAAGCGCTCTGCGGTTGATCGCGCGACGGGCAGGCTGCCGATAGACGCCCCATTGGTGCAGACTCCGGCGCGTAACCTACCGCCGGTCGAGTATCGCGGTCAGCCGCAGTTCTACTGCCCGACCGTCTGA
- a CDS encoding TetR/AcrR family transcriptional regulator, with translation MPSGQRRGRWSGVPLQDRQVLRRDELIAAGVELLGSVQGPSLTVRAVCRAAGLTERYFYESFTDRDEFVRAVYDDVCARAMSTLMTAETPRDAVERFVALMVDDPTRGRVLLLAPASEPVLTRSGAEWMPSFIELLQRKLTRITDPALAAMVATGLIGGLTALFTAYLNGSLAVTREQFIDYCVEMLLSRVSSY, from the coding sequence GTGCCTTCGGGTCAACGAAGGGGCCGATGGTCGGGCGTGCCGCTGCAGGACCGCCAGGTGTTGCGCCGCGACGAACTCATCGCTGCGGGGGTCGAGCTTCTCGGCAGCGTGCAGGGCCCTTCCCTCACCGTCCGCGCTGTGTGTCGGGCCGCCGGGCTGACCGAGCGCTACTTCTACGAGAGCTTCACCGACCGCGATGAGTTCGTCCGCGCGGTCTATGACGACGTGTGCGCGCGGGCGATGTCGACCTTGATGACGGCCGAGACCCCGCGCGACGCCGTCGAGCGGTTCGTAGCGCTGATGGTCGACGATCCGACCCGGGGAAGGGTGCTGCTGCTTGCGCCGGCCAGTGAACCGGTGCTGACCCGATCGGGCGCGGAGTGGATGCCCAGCTTCATCGAACTGCTGCAACGAAAGCTCACCCGCATCACCGATCCCGCGCTGGCGGCCATGGTCGCCACCGGGTTGATCGGGGGGCTGACGGCGCTGTTCACCGCGTATCTCAACGGCAGCCTGGCCGTCACGCGGGAGCAGTTCATCGACTACTGCGTCGAGATGTTGCTCAGCCGCGTATCGAGTTACTAA
- a CDS encoding ArsR/SmtB family transcription factor has product MSKSPGSLTGPACCPPGALLREPLSPAAASDMAVKLKALADPVRLRLFSAIASHAGGEACVCDVSAGLEVSQPTVSHHLKVLRDAGLLTSERRASWVYYAVVPDALASLSVLLGAVADTVGLPA; this is encoded by the coding sequence ATGTCGAAGTCACCGGGATCGTTGACCGGTCCGGCGTGTTGTCCACCCGGCGCACTGCTACGCGAGCCACTTTCGCCCGCGGCAGCATCGGATATGGCCGTCAAACTCAAAGCGCTGGCCGATCCGGTGCGACTGCGGTTGTTTTCTGCGATCGCCAGCCACGCGGGCGGTGAAGCGTGTGTCTGTGACGTCTCGGCCGGCCTGGAGGTTTCCCAGCCGACTGTGAGCCATCACCTCAAGGTGCTGCGCGACGCGGGTCTGCTCACGTCCGAGCGTCGGGCGTCCTGGGTTTACTACGCGGTGGTGCCCGATGCGCTGGCCAGCCTGTCAGTACTGCTGGGTGCTGTCGCCGATACCGTTGGGCTGCCTGCGTGA
- a CDS encoding PASTA domain-containing protein, with translation MKKAISIGFLSATSVAAVSAALCGAGIAAAAPDVVGMKYSEAQQEIEDSGGTAVIATRVGDKLDEGDCIVTNAWDSSFLRIAEPDSDEISVALNCAGEYATATNPGASVASPEGRQAKSEAEEEAAKQEEQELENPVTPDE, from the coding sequence GTGAAAAAGGCCATCTCGATCGGGTTTTTGTCGGCGACGAGTGTCGCAGCGGTATCGGCCGCCCTGTGCGGGGCGGGTATTGCCGCCGCGGCGCCCGATGTGGTCGGGATGAAGTATTCCGAGGCGCAGCAGGAGATCGAGGACAGCGGCGGGACGGCGGTGATCGCCACCCGGGTCGGTGACAAGCTCGACGAGGGCGACTGCATCGTGACGAATGCCTGGGATTCCTCGTTCCTGCGTATCGCCGAGCCTGACAGCGACGAGATTTCCGTCGCGCTCAACTGTGCCGGCGAATACGCCACGGCCACCAATCCCGGTGCGTCGGTCGCCAGTCCTGAGGGCCGACAGGCGAAGTCGGAGGCCGAAGAGGAAGCCGCAAAGCAGGAAGAGCAGGAACTCGAGAACCCCGTTACGCCCGACGAGTAA
- a CDS encoding DinB family protein has translation MDRDGIAADLERARVRFHELLAAAGPDDWRSLTRETRWTNEQLLFHMVFGYMVVQRLLPLVRVMGRLPDRISATFARLLNAATTPFHHINYYGSCAAALVYNRHRMGAKLDRVIASLQRRLARETDDALSYGMHFPRRWDPFFSDYMTLEDVYRYPGRHFDFHARQLTFT, from the coding sequence ATGGACCGCGACGGCATCGCCGCCGATCTGGAGCGCGCGCGTGTGAGGTTTCATGAGCTATTAGCCGCTGCCGGGCCGGACGACTGGCGGTCACTGACGCGCGAAACTCGTTGGACCAATGAACAACTGCTGTTCCACATGGTGTTCGGCTATATGGTCGTTCAACGACTGCTGCCGCTCGTACGGGTGATGGGCCGCCTGCCGGACCGCATCAGCGCGACATTCGCCCGACTACTCAACGCGGCGACGACGCCGTTTCACCACATCAACTATTACGGCTCGTGCGCCGCCGCCCTGGTCTACAACCGGCACAGGATGGGCGCCAAGCTCGACCGAGTCATCGCATCGCTGCAACGCCGACTCGCACGAGAGACCGATGACGCTCTAAGTTACGGCATGCACTTCCCACGGAGGTGGGACCCGTTCTTCTCCGACTACATGACCCTCGAAGACGTCTACCGCTACCCCGGTCGCCACTTCGACTTCCACGCGCGCCAGCTCACCTTCACTTAG
- a CDS encoding cytochrome P450, with amino-acid sequence MAEATTDPVRLPPGPRLPKAAVGLSFLTARHQMLVALGRRYGSAFTVELPVFGPALVISDRTLIKELFTSNSDLVARASNLGQVLGPGSTFSLDGDEHRERRKLLVPPFHGKRMAGYEEIVEEEVRREIATWPEGREFATLQPMMRITLNAILRTVFGAEGGALDELRELLPPMVPLASRMALLPKALRRDLGPWSPWGRVQRARRRYDEIIATLISKARADPAFEHRTDVLALLLQAHYEDGSPISDKHVADELLTLLAAGHETTATTLAWAVERLRRHPRLLSRLTAEVDAGGTELTQATVWEVQRTRPVVEATIRVTRDRLRLGEWVVPKGHTVIASIGMSHESPQHFTDPAIFNPDRFLGANPDTYTWIPYGGGIRRCIGAAFANMEMNVTLRILLREFEFGTTAAAGERRRSRGVASAPARGGRAVVFRRPRTTRITSKSDEQRVSA; translated from the coding sequence ATGGCCGAAGCGACGACAGACCCGGTGCGGCTTCCGCCAGGGCCGCGGCTTCCCAAGGCGGCGGTCGGACTGAGTTTCCTGACTGCGCGGCACCAGATGCTCGTGGCGCTCGGTCGCAGGTACGGCAGCGCGTTCACCGTCGAATTGCCGGTCTTCGGCCCCGCCCTCGTTATCAGCGACCGAACCCTCATCAAGGAACTGTTCACCTCGAACAGCGACCTGGTCGCCAGGGCATCCAACCTCGGCCAGGTGTTGGGGCCGGGGTCGACGTTCAGCCTCGACGGCGACGAACATCGCGAGCGGCGAAAGCTACTGGTGCCCCCATTCCACGGCAAGCGGATGGCCGGTTACGAGGAGATCGTCGAGGAAGAGGTGAGACGCGAGATCGCCACGTGGCCCGAAGGCCGCGAGTTCGCGACGCTGCAACCGATGATGCGCATCACGCTCAACGCGATCCTGCGCACCGTATTCGGCGCCGAGGGCGGTGCTCTCGACGAGCTGCGCGAACTCTTGCCGCCAATGGTGCCGCTGGCATCCCGAATGGCCCTGCTGCCCAAGGCACTGCGACGCGACCTCGGGCCGTGGAGTCCGTGGGGCCGGGTCCAGCGCGCTCGGCGGCGCTACGACGAGATCATCGCGACGCTCATCTCCAAGGCGCGGGCCGACCCCGCGTTCGAACACCGCACCGACGTCCTCGCCCTGCTGCTGCAGGCCCACTACGAGGACGGTTCGCCGATCTCCGACAAGCATGTCGCCGATGAACTGCTCACCCTGCTGGCCGCCGGGCACGAGACGACCGCCACCACGCTGGCATGGGCGGTTGAACGGCTGCGCCGACATCCGCGGCTGCTGTCGCGGCTGACCGCCGAAGTCGACGCCGGCGGCACCGAGTTGACCCAGGCCACGGTGTGGGAGGTGCAGCGGACCAGGCCCGTCGTCGAGGCGACGATCAGGGTCACCCGTGATCGGCTCCGGCTGGGCGAATGGGTAGTTCCGAAGGGCCACACCGTCATCGCCAGCATCGGGATGTCTCACGAGTCCCCGCAGCACTTCACGGATCCCGCCATCTTCAACCCGGACCGGTTCCTCGGCGCCAACCCCGACACCTACACCTGGATTCCCTACGGTGGCGGCATCCGCCGCTGCATCGGGGCAGCGTTCGCGAACATGGAAATGAACGTCACACTGCGAATCCTGTTGCGCGAGTTCGAGTTCGGCACGACAGCGGCGGCAGGGGAGCGTCGGCGCTCGCGGGGTGTCGCCAGCGCGCCCGCCCGCGGCGGTCGCGCCGTCGTGTTCCGGCGACCGAGGACGACCCGCATCACCTCCAAGAGCGACGAGCAGCGGGTATCAGCGTGA
- a CDS encoding arsenate reductase ArsC, whose amino-acid sequence MTDRPITHQLRDDLSIDQKRALKTTATRLESEFADTFGTETIERFLHSSYDQFAGRATIPKSLPLLAERFARQRLHALARVEGNISDGKPTVLFLCTHNAGRSQMALGFLTHLAGDNAVAWSGGSEPGNEVNPAAITAMAEVGIDITGEYPKPWTDEIVHAADVVVTMGCGDACPFYPGKRYENWELPDPAGQSVDDVRHIRDEIERRVRMLLHELGFPPAT is encoded by the coding sequence ATGACCGACAGGCCGATAACCCATCAACTGCGTGACGACCTGTCCATCGACCAGAAGCGGGCACTGAAGACGACGGCAACCCGGCTGGAGTCTGAATTCGCTGACACGTTCGGCACCGAAACCATTGAACGGTTCCTCCACTCCTCCTACGACCAATTCGCAGGCCGCGCAACCATTCCCAAATCCCTTCCTCTGCTGGCCGAACGGTTCGCCCGCCAACGCCTCCACGCCCTGGCCCGCGTCGAGGGCAACATCAGCGACGGAAAACCGACCGTGCTGTTTCTTTGCACTCACAACGCCGGTCGCTCCCAGATGGCGTTGGGGTTCCTCACCCACCTGGCCGGCGACAACGCAGTGGCCTGGTCTGGGGGATCCGAACCCGGAAACGAAGTCAACCCCGCCGCGATCACAGCCATGGCCGAAGTCGGCATCGACATCACCGGCGAATACCCGAAACCGTGGACTGACGAAATCGTGCACGCCGCAGATGTCGTCGTCACCATGGGATGCGGCGACGCCTGCCCCTTCTACCCCGGCAAGCGTTACGAGAACTGGGAATTGCCCGATCCGGCAGGGCAATCTGTCGACGATGTCCGCCATATTCGCGATGAGATCGAGCGACGCGTTCGAATGCTGTTGCATGAACTCGGGTTTCCGCCGGCCACCTGA
- a CDS encoding ArsI/CadI family heavy metal resistance metalloenzyme — protein MSRIQLALNVDDLDEAVQFYSKLFNTPPAKVKEGYANFAVAEPPLKLVLLQNPGKGGTINHLGVEVESSDTVHAEIARLTDEGLFTDEEIGTTCCFATQDKVWVTGPAGEKWEIYTVLADSDTFGSSPQRSGDDGADVCCGGTSNDAEKAAASCC, from the coding sequence ATGTCCCGCATCCAGCTCGCCCTCAACGTCGACGACCTCGACGAGGCCGTCCAGTTTTACTCCAAGTTGTTCAACACCCCGCCCGCCAAGGTCAAGGAGGGCTACGCCAACTTCGCCGTCGCAGAGCCGCCCCTGAAACTCGTCCTGCTGCAGAACCCCGGCAAGGGCGGCACCATCAACCACCTCGGCGTCGAGGTCGAGTCCAGCGACACAGTGCATGCCGAGATCGCACGGCTCACTGACGAGGGCCTGTTCACCGACGAGGAAATCGGCACCACCTGCTGCTTCGCCACTCAGGACAAGGTCTGGGTCACCGGACCCGCGGGCGAAAAGTGGGAGATCTACACGGTTCTCGCCGACTCCGACACATTCGGCTCCAGCCCCCAGCGATCCGGTGACGACGGCGCCGATGTCTGCTGCGGCGGCACGTCCAATGATGCAGAGAAGGCGGCTGCTTCCTGCTGCTAG
- a CDS encoding SDR family NAD(P)-dependent oxidoreductase, with the protein MSKQRRTISGRTAVITGAASGIGRALAQRLSSYSCPVAIADVDERGLKETEASLRGPALLRVLDVRDADAQRDFAAEVREWAPQPIGAVFNNAGVAVASNVLEAVPEDDQWLWDINFGGVVNGTRAFLPILVEQDEGVIVNTSSVFGLVGMPTQSAYCAAKFAVRGFTDSLRQELRGTGVSAVNVHPGGINTNIVRNARFRQDPDGRGRTQDQKAQEFAAITMTQPDKAAAIIHRGVEAGKARILVGPDAYLFDALGRVAPTRYYDALGGLQSFLRKRASR; encoded by the coding sequence ATGAGCAAGCAACGCAGGACGATCAGCGGCCGCACCGCGGTCATCACCGGCGCCGCCTCCGGTATCGGCCGCGCATTGGCACAACGCCTTTCGTCGTACAGCTGCCCGGTAGCCATCGCCGACGTCGACGAGCGTGGGCTCAAGGAGACAGAGGCGTCGCTGCGCGGACCGGCTCTGCTGCGGGTACTCGACGTGCGCGATGCCGACGCGCAGCGCGACTTCGCCGCCGAGGTGCGTGAGTGGGCTCCGCAGCCGATCGGCGCGGTGTTCAACAACGCGGGCGTCGCGGTGGCGTCGAACGTACTGGAAGCGGTGCCGGAAGACGACCAGTGGCTTTGGGACATCAACTTCGGTGGCGTGGTCAACGGCACCAGGGCCTTCCTGCCGATCCTCGTCGAACAGGACGAAGGCGTTATCGTCAACACCTCGAGCGTGTTCGGCCTCGTCGGCATGCCCACGCAAAGCGCCTACTGTGCAGCCAAATTCGCGGTCCGTGGCTTCACCGACTCGCTTCGCCAGGAACTGCGCGGCACCGGGGTATCGGCGGTCAATGTGCATCCCGGCGGCATCAACACCAACATCGTGCGCAACGCCCGGTTCCGGCAGGATCCCGACGGCCGCGGCCGCACCCAGGATCAGAAGGCCCAGGAGTTCGCGGCGATCACGATGACGCAACCGGACAAGGCGGCGGCGATCATTCATCGCGGCGTGGAGGCAGGCAAGGCCCGCATCCTCGTCGGCCCCGACGCCTACCTCTTCGACGCGCTCGGCCGCGTTGCGCCGACCCGCTACTACGACGCCCTCGGCGGCCTGCAGTCGTTCCTGCGCAAGCGCGCGAGCCGCTAG
- a CDS encoding acyl-ACP desaturase, whose amino-acid sequence MHENLTDLHLLHELEPVVEKNLNRHLSMRKDWNPHDYIPWSDGKNYYALGGQDWHPEQSQLSEVAQVAMIQNLLTEDNLPSYHREIAMNFGMDGAWGQWVNRWTAEENRHGIALRDYLVVTRAVDPVQLEQLRVEQVTRGFSPGQNQQGDLFAESLFDSVIYVTFQELATRVSHRNTGKACNESVADQLLARVSADENLHMIFYRDVSAAGFDIAPDQAMHSLHRVLRNFKMPGYTVPEFRRKAVIIAVGGVYDPRIHLDDVVMPVLKKWRIFEREDFTGEAARMRDDLGVLVEELEEASQKFEESKQRRLEREARKAEKLSAKKVLAASST is encoded by the coding sequence ATGCACGAGAACTTGACTGACCTGCACCTGCTGCATGAGCTCGAGCCTGTGGTTGAGAAGAACCTCAACCGGCACCTGTCGATGCGCAAGGACTGGAACCCGCACGACTACATCCCGTGGTCGGACGGCAAGAACTACTACGCCCTCGGCGGCCAGGACTGGCACCCCGAGCAGTCTCAACTGTCAGAGGTCGCCCAGGTCGCGATGATCCAGAACCTGCTGACCGAGGACAACCTGCCGTCGTATCACCGCGAGATCGCGATGAACTTCGGCATGGACGGCGCCTGGGGACAGTGGGTGAATCGCTGGACGGCCGAGGAGAACCGCCACGGCATCGCGCTGCGCGACTACCTCGTCGTCACCCGCGCAGTCGATCCCGTGCAGCTGGAACAGCTGCGCGTCGAGCAGGTCACCCGCGGCTTCTCTCCCGGCCAAAACCAACAGGGCGACCTCTTCGCGGAAAGCCTGTTCGATTCGGTCATCTACGTCACGTTTCAGGAACTGGCGACCCGCGTCTCGCACCGCAACACCGGCAAGGCGTGCAACGAGTCCGTCGCCGACCAACTGCTGGCCCGGGTCTCAGCCGACGAGAACCTGCACATGATCTTCTATCGCGATGTGTCGGCTGCTGGGTTTGATATCGCCCCGGACCAGGCGATGCATTCGCTGCACCGGGTGCTGCGCAACTTCAAGATGCCCGGTTACACGGTTCCGGAGTTTCGCCGCAAGGCCGTCATCATCGCGGTCGGCGGCGTCTACGACCCGCGTATCCACCTCGACGACGTGGTGATGCCGGTGCTGAAGAAGTGGCGCATCTTCGAACGCGAGGACTTCACCGGCGAGGCCGCCCGGATGCGCGACGACCTCGGTGTGCTCGTCGAGGAGCTGGAGGAGGCCTCGCAGAAATTCGAGGAGTCCAAGCAGCGCCGCCTCGAGCGCGAGGCACGCAAAGCCGAGAAGCTGTCCGCGAAGAAGGTCCTGGCCGCTAGCTCGACGTGA
- the dusB gene encoding tRNA dihydrouridine synthase DusB, with amino-acid sequence MLIGPLRLRSPVVLAPMAGVTNVAFRTLCRELELARAGTVSGLYVCEMVTARALVERHPATMHMVTFAPDESPRSLQLYSVDPQNTYAAAKMIADEGLADHIDMNFGCPVPKVTRRGGGAALPFKRRLFGQIVAAAVRATEGTDIPVTVKFRIGIDDAHRTHLDAGRIAAEEGAAAVALHARTAAQRYSGTADWDQIAALKQHVTGVPVLGNGDIFEAADALAMMSATGCDGVVIGRGCLGRPWLFAELSAAFTGSPAPTPPTLGEVASIILRHGELLSAHFGEDKGMRDIRKHIAWYLHGFPAGAELRRSLALVKSLAELETLLGRLDAAVPFPDAATGPRGRQGSAAAVALPEGWLTDPDDCTVPAGAEVMHSGG; translated from the coding sequence CTGCTGATCGGCCCGCTTCGGCTGCGCAGCCCCGTCGTACTGGCCCCGATGGCCGGTGTGACCAATGTCGCGTTCCGCACGCTGTGCCGCGAACTCGAGTTGGCCAGGGCCGGCACGGTCAGCGGCCTGTATGTGTGCGAAATGGTCACTGCGCGGGCCCTCGTCGAACGGCATCCCGCCACCATGCACATGGTGACGTTCGCCCCCGATGAGAGTCCGCGGTCGCTGCAGCTGTACTCGGTCGATCCGCAGAACACCTACGCCGCGGCGAAGATGATCGCCGACGAGGGCCTGGCCGACCACATCGACATGAACTTCGGCTGCCCGGTGCCCAAGGTCACCCGGCGCGGCGGCGGCGCGGCGCTGCCGTTCAAGCGCAGGCTGTTCGGGCAGATCGTCGCTGCCGCGGTGCGTGCCACCGAAGGCACCGATATTCCGGTGACGGTGAAGTTCCGCATCGGCATCGACGACGCCCACCGCACCCATCTCGATGCGGGCCGGATCGCCGCCGAGGAGGGCGCGGCTGCGGTCGCCCTGCACGCCCGCACCGCCGCGCAGCGCTACTCCGGCACGGCGGACTGGGACCAGATCGCGGCGCTCAAGCAACACGTCACCGGTGTGCCCGTGCTGGGCAACGGCGACATCTTCGAAGCCGCGGACGCGCTGGCGATGATGTCGGCCACCGGGTGCGACGGCGTGGTGATCGGTCGTGGCTGTCTCGGCAGGCCGTGGTTGTTCGCCGAGTTGTCGGCGGCCTTCACCGGAAGCCCGGCGCCCACGCCCCCCACGCTCGGGGAGGTGGCGTCGATCATCCTGCGGCACGGCGAGTTGCTGTCCGCACATTTCGGCGAGGACAAGGGCATGCGCGACATCCGCAAGCACATCGCCTGGTATCTGCACGGCTTCCCCGCCGGCGCCGAGTTGCGGCGGTCATTGGCGCTGGTCAAGTCCCTCGCCGAGCTCGAGACGCTGCTGGGCAGGCTGGACGCCGCCGTGCCGTTTCCCGACGCTGCGACCGGACCGCGCGGCCGCCAGGGTTCCGCGGCCGCCGTCGCCCTGCCGGAGGGCTGGTTGACCGATCCGGACGACTGCACCGTGCCCGCCGGTGCCGAGGTCATGCACTCC
- a CDS encoding Rv2640c family ArsR-like transcriptional regulator, which translates to MPKALPVIDMSAPVCCAPVAAGPMSDADALHVALRLKALADPARVKIMSYLFSSASGEENSSELATALGLTESTVSHHISQLRRAGLVESERRGMNVYHRAHRDAVVALCAVLDPSCCT; encoded by the coding sequence ATGCCGAAGGCGCTCCCAGTGATCGACATGTCCGCGCCGGTGTGCTGCGCGCCCGTGGCCGCCGGCCCGATGAGCGACGCGGACGCGCTGCACGTCGCGCTACGACTCAAGGCCCTCGCCGATCCGGCCAGGGTCAAGATCATGTCGTATCTGTTCAGTTCGGCTTCCGGTGAAGAGAACAGCAGCGAGCTCGCCACCGCCTTGGGCTTGACCGAGTCGACGGTGAGTCACCACATCAGCCAGCTTCGGCGGGCCGGGCTCGTCGAGTCCGAGCGTCGGGGCATGAACGTCTACCACCGGGCGCACCGGGACGCGGTCGTGGCGCTGTGTGCGGTGCTGGATCCCAGCTGTTGCACATAG
- the arsB gene encoding ACR3 family arsenite efflux transporter, whose protein sequence is MTDTATAAPVVVGRLSTLDRFLPIWIGAAMIAGLLLGRWIPGLNTALEAVQLDGISLPIALGLLIMMYPVLAKVRYDRLDTVTGDRKLLVASLLLNWVLGPVLMFALAWLLLPDLAEYRTGLIIVGLARCIAMVIIWNDLACGDREAAAVLVALNSIFQVIMFAVLGWFYLSVLPGWLGLEQTTIDTSPGQIAKSVLIFLGIPLLAGYLSRRIGEKAKGRDWYETRFLPRIGPWALYGLLFTIVVLFALQGEQITNQPFDVAKIALPLLAYFAVMWGGGYLLGTVLDLGYERTTTLAFTAAGNNFELAIAVAIATYGATSGQALAGVVGPLIEVPVLVALVYVSLALRSRFTHHTPEHVPEDSTTKTDATS, encoded by the coding sequence GTGACCGACACGGCCACTGCAGCACCGGTCGTCGTCGGCAGGCTCTCCACCCTTGATCGGTTTCTGCCGATCTGGATCGGCGCCGCCATGATCGCCGGACTGCTGCTCGGCCGGTGGATCCCCGGCTTGAACACAGCGCTGGAAGCCGTTCAATTGGACGGGATTTCGCTGCCCATCGCGCTCGGGTTGCTGATCATGATGTACCCGGTGCTGGCGAAGGTCCGCTACGACCGACTCGACACCGTCACCGGAGACCGCAAACTCCTGGTCGCCTCTCTCTTGTTGAACTGGGTGCTCGGCCCGGTACTCATGTTCGCGTTGGCCTGGCTGCTGCTGCCCGACCTGGCCGAATACCGCACGGGTCTGATCATCGTCGGCCTGGCCCGCTGTATCGCCATGGTGATCATCTGGAACGACCTGGCCTGTGGCGACCGGGAAGCTGCCGCCGTCCTCGTCGCATTGAACTCGATCTTCCAAGTCATCATGTTCGCGGTGCTGGGCTGGTTCTACCTGTCGGTGCTGCCCGGATGGCTGGGCCTGGAGCAAACCACCATCGACACCTCACCCGGGCAGATCGCCAAATCCGTACTCATCTTCCTGGGTATCCCCCTGCTGGCAGGATACCTCTCCCGACGCATCGGCGAAAAAGCCAAGGGGCGCGACTGGTACGAGACACGGTTCCTCCCGCGCATCGGGCCATGGGCGCTCTACGGACTGCTGTTCACCATCGTGGTTCTCTTTGCGTTACAAGGTGAACAGATCACAAACCAGCCGTTCGACGTCGCCAAGATTGCGCTGCCGCTGCTGGCCTACTTCGCCGTCATGTGGGGCGGGGGCTACCTTCTCGGCACCGTGCTCGATCTCGGCTATGAGCGCACCACCACCCTGGCTTTCACCGCAGCAGGCAACAACTTCGAACTCGCCATCGCCGTCGCGATCGCCACCTACGGCGCCACCTCCGGCCAAGCCCTCGCCGGCGTCGTCGGCCCCCTCATCGAAGTACCGGTCCTCGTTGCGCTGGTGTATGTCTCCCTGGCGCTACGAAGCCGGTTCACGCATCACACCCCCGAGCACGTCCCCGAGGACTCGACGACGAAAACAGACGCCACATCATGA